A portion of the Bacillus thuringiensis genome contains these proteins:
- a CDS encoding MBL fold metallo-hydrolase, protein MKIIELPIEFEFNGQKQCIYPSLIILHNELTLVDTGYPSFLPLIENAILKHGYEMKNLKNIIITHYDDDHIGSLYDFKVKYPNINVIASEIESNYINGDIKSERLVQAEEMLERMPNEEKEFGKWFIQQLKNIKHISVDEKVHDGQMILNNECQVVETPGHTSGHISLYFPNLDCVITGDAAVQENRELVIANPNFCLDIERAEQSLNRIKSLKAAQYYCYHGGKLTV, encoded by the coding sequence ATGAAAATAATAGAACTACCAATTGAATTCGAATTTAACGGGCAAAAACAATGTATTTATCCAAGTTTAATTATATTACATAATGAATTAACGTTAGTCGATACAGGATATCCAAGTTTTTTACCTTTAATTGAAAATGCAATATTAAAACATGGATATGAGATGAAAAACTTAAAGAATATAATTATTACCCATTATGATGACGATCATATAGGATCTTTATATGATTTCAAAGTGAAATATCCAAATATTAATGTTATTGCTAGTGAAATTGAATCTAACTATATTAATGGTGATATAAAATCAGAGAGGTTAGTTCAAGCTGAAGAAATGTTAGAACGTATGCCAAATGAAGAAAAAGAATTTGGTAAATGGTTTATACAACAGTTAAAAAATATAAAACATATTTCCGTCGATGAAAAAGTACATGATGGTCAAATGATTTTGAATAATGAATGTCAAGTAGTGGAAACGCCAGGACATACCTCGGGGCATATTTCATTATATTTTCCCAATTTAGACTGTGTAATTACAGGAGATGCAGCGGTTCAAGAGAATCGAGAGTTAGTTATAGCTAATCCGAATTTTTGTTTAGATATAGAAAGGGCGGAACAGTCTTTAAATAGGATTAAAAGTCTTAAAGCAGCACAGTATTATTGCTATCATGGAGGAAAGCTTACTGTATAA